In Candidatus Methylomirabilota bacterium, a single genomic region encodes these proteins:
- the asnB gene encoding asparagine synthase (glutamine-hydrolyzing), producing the protein MCGIAGVFHFGVSEPVDEATLHRMTETLVHRGPDDRGFYLSPDGRIGLGNRRLAIVDVAAGHQPMTNEDGSLFITYNGEVYNHAALRAELVQRGHRYKTRSDTETVLHLYEEKGCEAVHDLRGMFAFALWDGERGELWLVRDRVGVKPLYYTQVGGRLLFASEIKALLAHPLVGRRLDLEGMYHYLTFMTTPAPRTLFAGIEKLPAGHWLRCGADGARVERYWDAIVSPGPPRSETEWVAGLRALLADSIRDRMMSDVPLGVFLSGGVDSSAIAAVMHEASPTPINTFSVGFRDGGPHDERPHARAVATRLGTRHHEVAVDARDAVEFIPRLIYYQDEPIGDPVCFPLYYVARLAREHGVVVVQTGEGSDELFSGYPGYLEALRRARLVAPYRGLPPGLRRVGYAVAAPVLRAAGKAGVLELLERTARGQAAFWGGAVVFTEGEKRRLLAPSVLRRLDGLSSHDEVARWYRRIAEAKPESDLLERMIYLELKLRLPELLLMRADKFTMAASVEAREPYLDHRLVEYAMAMPSHLKVRGGPKGILKRALAPLLPAEVLARPKQGFNVPVGEWLRGGLGEAFRARILGSRARELFEAGSLDALLRQPAGGRPEVNRHLWLLMNLSCWYDRWID; encoded by the coding sequence GTGTGCGGCATCGCCGGGGTCTTCCACTTCGGGGTCTCGGAGCCGGTGGACGAGGCGACCCTCCACCGCATGACGGAAACGCTCGTCCACCGGGGACCGGACGATCGGGGCTTCTATCTCTCGCCGGACGGCCGGATCGGGCTCGGCAACCGCCGGCTGGCCATCGTGGACGTGGCGGCCGGGCACCAGCCCATGACGAACGAGGACGGCTCGCTCTTCATCACGTACAACGGCGAGGTGTACAACCACGCCGCGCTGCGGGCCGAGCTCGTGCAGCGCGGGCACCGCTACAAGACCCGGAGCGACACCGAGACCGTCCTGCATCTCTACGAGGAGAAGGGGTGTGAGGCCGTCCACGACCTCCGGGGCATGTTCGCCTTCGCGCTGTGGGACGGCGAACGGGGCGAGCTCTGGCTGGTTCGGGACCGCGTCGGCGTCAAGCCGCTCTACTACACGCAGGTCGGCGGCCGGCTCCTGTTCGCCTCCGAGATCAAGGCGCTGCTGGCCCATCCCCTGGTCGGGCGCCGCCTGGACCTGGAGGGCATGTATCACTACCTCACGTTCATGACGACTCCGGCGCCGCGGACGCTGTTCGCCGGGATCGAGAAGCTCCCGGCCGGGCACTGGCTGCGGTGTGGGGCCGACGGCGCGCGCGTCGAGCGCTACTGGGACGCCATCGTCTCGCCGGGCCCGCCCCGGAGCGAGACGGAATGGGTGGCGGGCCTGCGGGCGTTGCTGGCCGACTCCATCCGGGATCGCATGATGAGCGACGTTCCCCTCGGGGTGTTCCTGAGCGGGGGCGTGGACTCGAGCGCCATCGCGGCCGTGATGCACGAGGCGAGTCCGACGCCGATCAACACGTTCTCGGTCGGCTTCCGGGACGGGGGACCGCACGACGAGCGCCCCCACGCCCGGGCGGTTGCCACACGCCTGGGGACGCGCCATCACGAGGTCGCCGTGGACGCCCGGGACGCCGTCGAGTTCATCCCGCGGCTCATCTACTACCAGGACGAGCCGATCGGTGACCCGGTCTGCTTCCCGCTCTACTACGTGGCCCGGCTCGCGCGAGAGCACGGCGTCGTCGTGGTCCAGACGGGCGAGGGAAGCGACGAGCTCTTCTCCGGCTACCCCGGGTATCTGGAGGCGCTCCGCCGGGCCCGGCTGGTGGCTCCCTACCGGGGCCTGCCCCCGGGCTTGCGCCGGGTCGGCTATGCCGTGGCGGCGCCGGTGCTGCGCGCGGCGGGGAAGGCGGGGGTGCTCGAGCTCCTGGAGCGCACCGCGCGGGGGCAGGCGGCGTTCTGGGGCGGGGCGGTCGTCTTCACCGAGGGGGAGAAGCGCCGGCTGCTGGCCCCGTCGGTGCTCCGCCGGCTCGATGGGCTCTCCTCCCACGACGAGGTCGCGCGCTGGTATCGGCGCATCGCCGAGGCCAAGCCCGAGAGCGACCTGCTCGAGCGGATGATCTATCTCGAGTTGAAGCTCCGGCTGCCGGAATTGTTGCTGATGCGGGCCGACAAGTTCACCATGGCGGCCTCGGTCGAGGCGCGGGAACCCTACCTGGATCACCGGCTGGTCGAGTACGCGATGGCGATGCCGAGCCACCTCAAGGTGCGGGGCGGTCCCAAGGGGATCCTCAAGCGCGCGCTGGCCCCGCTGCTGCCGGCCGAGGTGCTGGCCCGGCCCAAGCAGGGGTTCAACGTGCCGGTCGGCGAGTGGCTCCGGGGCGGGCTCGGAGAGGCCTTCCGGGCGCGCATCCTCGGGTCGCGGGCCCGCGAGCTGTTCGAGGCCGGTTCCCTCGACGCGCTCCTCCGCCAGCCGGCCGGCGGCCGGCCCGAGGTCAACCGTCACCTGTGGCTCCTGATGAACCTCTCCTGCTGGTACGACCGCTGGATCGACC
- the wecB gene encoding UDP-N-acetylglucosamine 2-epimerase (non-hydrolyzing) has translation MSRRPAARPTIVLAVGARPNLMKAWALLRAFGRERAVACRLVHTGQHYDDRMSGVFFEELGLPTPAVHLGIGSDTPARQTARIMLAFERVLAADPPALVMVVGDVNSTLACALVGAKLGIPVAHVEAGLRSRDFTMPEELNRVLTDRLARWLFAPSADAVRNLEREGIPPSRVHLVGNVMIDTLRAHRRRADRSNVLWRLGLRRTAYAVLTLHRPANVDEHERFGVLLSALEWIQRRLPVVFPVHPRTRAQLGRLGLEGKLARLDRVIRTEPLGYLDFLKLMAHARLVLTDSGGVQEETTALSVPCLTLRDSTERPVTVRHGTNVVVGADPDRIIVETERILDGRGKRGRLPPYWDGRAGRRIARILVRDLGPGSR, from the coding sequence GTGAGCCGGCGGCCGGCCGCGCGGCCGACGATCGTCCTGGCGGTCGGGGCCCGGCCGAACCTCATGAAGGCCTGGGCCCTCCTGCGCGCATTCGGCCGCGAGCGAGCCGTCGCCTGCCGTCTGGTTCACACCGGGCAGCACTACGACGACCGGATGTCCGGCGTCTTCTTCGAGGAGCTCGGGCTCCCCACCCCGGCCGTCCACCTCGGGATCGGCTCGGATACGCCGGCCCGGCAGACGGCCAGGATCATGCTGGCCTTCGAGCGGGTGCTGGCGGCGGACCCGCCCGCTCTCGTCATGGTGGTCGGGGACGTCAACTCGACGCTCGCCTGCGCCCTGGTCGGCGCCAAGCTCGGGATCCCCGTCGCTCACGTGGAGGCCGGGCTCCGGAGCCGCGACTTCACGATGCCCGAGGAACTGAACCGGGTCCTCACCGACCGGCTGGCGCGCTGGCTCTTCGCGCCGTCCGCCGACGCCGTGCGGAACCTCGAGCGGGAAGGGATCCCGCCGTCCCGGGTGCACCTCGTCGGGAACGTCATGATCGACACCCTCCGGGCCCACCGCCGCCGAGCCGATCGGTCGAACGTCCTCTGGCGACTCGGCCTCCGCCGGACCGCGTATGCGGTCCTGACGCTGCACCGGCCCGCCAACGTGGACGAGCACGAACGCTTCGGGGTGCTCCTGTCGGCGCTCGAGTGGATCCAGCGTCGCCTCCCCGTGGTGTTTCCGGTCCACCCGCGGACCCGCGCTCAGCTCGGGCGGCTCGGGCTCGAGGGAAAGCTCGCGCGGCTCGATCGCGTGATCCGGACGGAGCCGCTCGGGTACCTCGATTTCCTCAAGCTCATGGCGCACGCGCGGCTCGTCCTCACGGACTCCGGCGGGGTCCAGGAGGAGACGACCGCCCTCTCGGTGCCGTGCCTGACGCTGCGAGACTCGACGGAGCGGCCGGTGACCGTGCGCCACGGCACCAACGTCGTCGTCGGGGCCGATCCCGACCGGATCATCGTGGAGACGGAACGGATCCTCGACGGCCGGGGTAAGCGCGGGCGGCTGCCGCCCTACTGGGACGGGCGGGCCGGTCGGCGGATCGCGCGCATCCTCGTGCGGGACCTGGGGCCGGGGAGCCGCTGA
- a CDS encoding Wzz/FepE/Etk N-terminal domain-containing protein has translation MTTETPSEVESLLRLLWRRRGLILAVWGAAVAAAAVVTLLMPRTYEAELALLIGRLGRKSERGVVSTPLVERDIVTATLQSPAFLAATLARAGIADPGAIRVSATARSELIGVTARAPEPGLAVRAATALADAIVASHRERYESALSIHEQFEKDLERQIEETQRFVGELSKALADRRGDREVAAQTLFQVRLADAESQLLALKERLRDLRELRSPATSYPTAVTVAPVTPTRPVSPVVWLNLLIGLLFGFVLAVALAYLVEFAPLLRAPSGP, from the coding sequence ATGACGACCGAGACACCCTCGGAAGTCGAAAGCTTGCTCCGCCTCCTGTGGCGGCGGCGTGGCCTCATCCTCGCCGTGTGGGGCGCGGCCGTGGCGGCGGCGGCCGTGGTCACCCTGCTCATGCCCAGGACGTACGAGGCCGAGCTGGCCCTGCTCATCGGCCGCCTGGGCCGCAAGTCCGAGCGCGGCGTCGTCTCCACGCCCCTCGTCGAGCGCGACATCGTCACGGCCACGCTCCAGAGCCCGGCCTTCCTGGCCGCCACCCTCGCCCGGGCGGGGATCGCCGACCCCGGGGCGATCCGGGTCTCGGCGACCGCGCGGAGCGAGCTCATCGGGGTGACCGCGCGCGCCCCCGAGCCGGGCCTGGCGGTCCGGGCGGCGACGGCGCTGGCCGACGCCATCGTGGCGAGCCACCGCGAGCGGTACGAATCGGCGCTCTCGATCCACGAGCAGTTCGAGAAGGATCTCGAGCGGCAGATCGAGGAGACGCAGCGGTTCGTGGGCGAGCTCTCGAAGGCCCTGGCCGACCGGCGCGGGGACCGGGAGGTCGCGGCCCAGACGCTCTTCCAGGTCCGGCTGGCCGACGCCGAGTCCCAGCTCCTCGCGCTGAAAGAGCGCCTCCGCGATCTCCGCGAGCTTCGAAGCCCGGCCACCTCGTACCCCACGGCGGTCACCGTGGCGCCCGTGACCCCGACGCGGCCGGTGAGTCCCGTCGTCTGGCTGAACCTCCTGATCGGCCTGCTCTTCGGCTTCGTCCTGGCCGTGGCGCTCGCCTACCTCGTCGAGTTTGCGCCGCTCCTGCGCGCGCCGAGCGGCCCATGA
- a CDS encoding winged helix-turn-helix transcriptional regulator: MDAPARRELEILATLAEGRPVTQRALAQRLGIALGLTNLYLKRLTRKGCIKVTTIPPHRLLYLVTPRGLAEKTRLTYEYLRYSRELYRQGRQALREALRLRLGNGTSRIALYGTGEAAELAYLTVKELGIEPAAILDGEGGGRFLGHPVRAVGDLADGDYDYLIVATLDPPARILAELERRGIPKTRLVPLRP, from the coding sequence GTGGACGCCCCCGCCCGCCGCGAGCTGGAGATCCTGGCGACCCTCGCCGAGGGGCGCCCCGTGACCCAGCGGGCCCTCGCCCAGCGACTCGGCATCGCCCTCGGCCTCACGAACCTCTACCTCAAGCGTCTCACCCGCAAGGGCTGCATCAAGGTCACCACGATCCCACCCCACCGGCTCCTCTACCTCGTGACGCCCCGCGGGCTCGCCGAGAAGACGCGGCTCACCTACGAGTACCTCCGCTATTCCCGCGAGCTCTACCGGCAGGGCCGACAGGCCCTCCGCGAGGCGCTCCGCCTCCGTCTCGGGAACGGGACGTCGCGGATCGCGCTCTACGGCACGGGCGAGGCGGCCGAGCTGGCCTACCTCACGGTGAAGGAGCTCGGGATCGAGCCGGCCGCGATCCTCGACGGCGAGGGCGGAGGTCGGTTCCTGGGTCACCCCGTCCGGGCCGTGGGGGACCTGGCCGACGGCGACTACGACTACCTGATCGTGGCGACCCTGGATCCGCCGGCCCGCATCCTCGCCGAGCTCGAGCGCCGGGGAATCCCGAAGACCCGGCTCGTCCCGCTCCGCCCGTGA